One genomic window of Desulfovibrio gilichinskyi includes the following:
- a CDS encoding helix-turn-helix domain-containing protein, whose amino-acid sequence MTKTIIGHRIKTFREKQNISLQEFSKRTGLGIDFLEALEEKDKYTSLGPLLKIARALGVRLGTFLDDHISKDPLIIRLDERQQELTMHPDDETAASLKYFALGKGKTDRHMEPFFIQIEPSNEEHKLTSHEGEEFIIVVSGQLEVVYGKETSILEAGDSTYYNSVVPHSVAAYGDSKCEIYAVLYFPE is encoded by the coding sequence ATGACAAAAACTATAATAGGACACCGTATTAAAACTTTCCGAGAAAAGCAGAATATCAGTCTTCAAGAGTTCTCAAAACGTACTGGCCTTGGCATCGATTTTCTCGAAGCACTTGAAGAAAAAGATAAGTATACTTCGCTCGGCCCGCTGCTGAAGATTGCAAGAGCTCTCGGTGTAAGACTCGGTACTTTTCTTGATGATCACATCAGCAAAGATCCACTCATTATCAGGTTAGATGAACGTCAGCAGGAACTTACCATGCATCCTGATGATGAAACAGCTGCTTCTCTGAAATACTTTGCCCTTGGTAAAGGAAAAACAGACCGTCACATGGAGCCTTTCTTCATTCAAATTGAACCTAGTAATGAAGAGCATAAGCTTACTTCTCACGAAGGAGAAGAATTTATAATTGTTGTTTCCGGACAGCTTGAAGTTGTTTACGGCAAAGAAACATCAATTCTGGAAGCCGGTGACAGCACATATTACAACTCTGTAGTTCCTCACAGTGTTGCAGCTTACGGCGACAGCAAGTGCGAAATTTACGCAGTCCTGTATTTCCCTGAATAA
- a CDS encoding AMP-binding protein, translated as MEKSHLREITLGALLDETVEKWPDNEAVVYVDRDFRATYREFGTMVDDLAMGLMALGIKKGEKVAIWATNVPYWVALQFATAKIGAILLTVNTFYRTTELEYLLKQSECENLVIIDGFREIDYINTTYELIPELRTHERGYLQSDKFPDLKRVFFLGQEKHRGMYSMPEVINLAAVTSDEEYEERQASLNPHDVINMQYTSGTTGFPKGVQLTHYNIANNGYWIGENQGFTSNDRLCLPVPLFHCFGCVLGVLAAVNHGTTLVILEGFDPLLVMASIDQEKCTALYGVPTMFIAILDHKLFNKFNYSSLRTGIMAGSPCPVEVMKTVMDKMNMKDITICYGLTEASPVMTQTRMDDDLERRTASVGRAMPEIEVAIIHPESGKKCTYGETGEICCRGYNVMKGYYKNPEATAANIDINGWLHSGDLGVMDEQGYVAVTGRLKDMIIRGGENIYPREIEEFLYTMDGILDIQVAGVPSEKFGEQVGAFIILKDNVEMTPEDVADYCRGKISKYKIPKFIAFIEAYPMTASGKIQKYKLRELAREMFPDA; from the coding sequence ATGGAAAAATCACATCTCAGGGAAATAACTCTCGGTGCTCTTCTTGATGAGACCGTCGAAAAATGGCCTGACAATGAAGCTGTTGTCTACGTTGATCGGGATTTCAGAGCAACTTACCGTGAATTCGGAACAATGGTTGATGATCTGGCTATGGGGCTTATGGCTCTAGGTATCAAAAAAGGTGAAAAAGTAGCGATATGGGCAACAAACGTCCCTTACTGGGTAGCTTTGCAGTTTGCCACAGCCAAAATCGGAGCGATTCTTCTTACAGTTAATACTTTTTACCGCACGACTGAGCTGGAATATCTTCTCAAGCAATCCGAATGCGAGAACCTAGTCATAATCGACGGTTTCAGAGAAATTGATTACATCAACACAACCTATGAACTAATCCCTGAACTGCGTACTCATGAAAGGGGTTATCTTCAAAGTGATAAATTCCCTGACCTTAAAAGAGTTTTCTTTCTGGGACAGGAAAAGCACCGCGGCATGTACTCCATGCCTGAAGTTATAAACCTCGCTGCAGTTACTTCCGACGAAGAATATGAAGAAAGACAAGCATCCCTGAATCCTCATGATGTTATCAATATGCAGTACACCTCCGGAACCACAGGGTTCCCCAAAGGTGTACAGCTCACACACTACAATATTGCTAACAACGGATACTGGATCGGAGAAAATCAGGGGTTTACGTCAAACGACAGGCTTTGTCTGCCTGTTCCACTCTTCCACTGCTTCGGTTGCGTGCTCGGTGTGCTTGCCGCCGTCAACCACGGCACGACACTGGTCATCCTTGAAGGATTTGATCCGCTATTAGTCATGGCTTCCATTGATCAGGAAAAGTGCACGGCTTTATACGGCGTGCCTACAATGTTCATTGCTATTCTTGACCACAAACTTTTCAATAAATTCAATTACTCCTCCCTGCGCACCGGAATCATGGCCGGTTCTCCATGCCCTGTTGAAGTTATGAAAACGGTCATGGACAAAATGAACATGAAAGACATCACTATCTGTTACGGCTTAACCGAAGCATCACCGGTTATGACGCAGACTCGTATGGACGATGATCTAGAACGCAGAACTGCTTCCGTAGGCCGCGCTATGCCTGAAATTGAAGTTGCGATTATCCACCCTGAAAGCGGTAAGAAATGCACTTACGGCGAAACAGGTGAAATCTGCTGTCGCGGCTACAATGTTATGAAAGGATACTACAAAAACCCTGAAGCCACTGCGGCTAATATTGACATTAACGGCTGGCTCCATTCCGGCGACCTCGGTGTTATGGATGAGCAGGGCTATGTCGCTGTTACCGGAAGGCTCAAAGATATGATTATTCGCGGCGGAGAAAACATCTACCCGCGTGAAATTGAAGAATTCCTGTACACAATGGACGGCATACTGGATATTCAAGTTGCCGGAGTTCCAAGTGAAAAATTCGGGGAACAGGTAGGGGCATTCATCATTCTTAAAGACAACGTTGAGATGACTCCTGAAGATGTTGCAGACTATTGCAGAGGAAAAATATCGAAGTATAAAATTCCTAAATTCATTGCGTTCATTGAAGCTTACCCCATGACAGCCAGTGGCAAAATTCAAAAATATAAGCTCAGAGAACTTGCTAGAGAAATGTTCCCAGATGCTTAA
- a CDS encoding helix-turn-helix domain-containing protein → MSNNKAYKEIAPRLRGIRDAVDMTTTQLAEKVGVEPSLVEKYESGEHEIPVSYLMDVAHVCGVDLTVLISGNESHLTNYALVRKGKGFSVDRRKDYDYKNLASTFVGRRMEPFMIEVPAKKPEDMNFTTHRGQEFIYVLEGKLELRLDDSILILEAGDSLYFDSNTPHAMRGLDEKSARMLDVIL, encoded by the coding sequence ATGAGTAATAATAAGGCATACAAGGAAATTGCTCCGCGACTCAGAGGGATTAGAGATGCTGTGGATATGACTACAACGCAGCTGGCGGAAAAAGTCGGTGTAGAACCGTCTCTGGTTGAAAAATATGAATCAGGTGAACATGAAATCCCTGTCAGTTACCTAATGGACGTTGCACACGTCTGCGGTGTGGATCTCACTGTCCTTATTTCCGGCAATGAATCCCATCTGACGAACTACGCTCTTGTACGCAAGGGTAAAGGGTTCAGTGTAGACAGGCGTAAAGACTACGACTACAAAAATCTTGCTTCAACCTTTGTCGGCAGGCGCATGGAACCTTTCATGATTGAAGTTCCGGCTAAAAAGCCTGAGGATATGAATTTTACCACACATCGCGGGCAGGAATTCATTTATGTTCTGGAGGGCAAGTTGGAGCTGAGGCTTGATGACAGTATACTGATACTTGAAGCCGGAGACTCCTTATACTTCGACTCCAATACCCCTCATGCTATGCGCGGTTTAGACGAAAAATCCGCCCGTATGCTGGACGTAATTTTATAA
- a CDS encoding AMP-binding protein, translated as MQKMNFSSYSEFCEKYKVEVPDNFNFAFDVVDKFAAKTPKRSAMIHIDPDGVRAEKDFEFFSKESARLANGLTKAGISKGDRVMIILYRRIDWWISMLACHKVGAVPVPSPNLLTVKDIEFRVNFAKIKCIITEDSVADRVEAAKAKCPSLKVLVQAGHGKLAEGWLDMDSLRAESSDDFPRPADCACGDDPLLIFFSSGTTGLPKMVEHTHNYPLGHFTTGAYWHDLGPGNIHLTLADTGWGKAVWGKFYGQWMAGAVVFTWDFRGKFDPAELLHVIAEQKITSFCAPPTVYRFMIREDLTKYDLSSLTHCTTAGELLNASVFEAWKEATGLPLYEGYGQTESTLQIATFPHMVPKPGSIGKPCPGWDIALIDTEGNKCAAGEEGQICVRIDPAKPIGLFTGYLDEPEKTASAIVDGYYQTGDKAWMDEDGYFWFLGRTDDLIKSSGYRIGPFEVESALITHPAVIESAVTGIPDPVRGQAVKATVVLAEGFTVSDELTKELQNHVKKVTAPYKYPRVIDYVTELPKTISGKIKRAEIRAKDEENYK; from the coding sequence ATGCAGAAAATGAATTTCAGCTCCTACTCGGAGTTCTGTGAAAAGTACAAAGTTGAAGTCCCCGATAATTTCAACTTTGCTTTCGATGTAGTCGATAAATTTGCGGCAAAAACACCAAAACGTTCGGCAATGATTCACATTGATCCTGACGGAGTCCGCGCTGAAAAAGATTTTGAATTTTTCTCCAAGGAATCTGCAAGACTGGCTAATGGACTTACCAAAGCGGGGATATCCAAAGGCGACAGAGTTATGATTATCCTGTATCGCCGCATAGACTGGTGGATTTCAATGCTTGCCTGTCATAAAGTCGGTGCGGTTCCGGTCCCGTCACCCAATCTGCTGACTGTTAAGGATATTGAATTCCGCGTTAATTTTGCAAAAATTAAATGTATTATTACTGAAGATTCTGTTGCAGACAGAGTTGAAGCCGCAAAGGCAAAATGCCCTTCTTTAAAAGTACTTGTTCAGGCAGGCCACGGTAAACTTGCTGAAGGCTGGCTGGATATGGACAGCCTGCGGGCCGAAAGTTCAGACGATTTTCCCCGTCCGGCCGACTGCGCCTGCGGTGACGACCCTCTGCTCATTTTCTTTTCATCAGGAACCACCGGACTGCCTAAAATGGTGGAACATACTCACAACTATCCTCTTGGACATTTCACCACAGGTGCATACTGGCATGACCTCGGGCCCGGCAATATTCATTTAACTCTTGCCGATACAGGCTGGGGAAAAGCTGTTTGGGGTAAATTCTACGGGCAGTGGATGGCCGGAGCTGTTGTTTTCACTTGGGATTTCCGTGGTAAATTTGACCCTGCAGAGTTGCTGCACGTTATTGCTGAACAAAAAATCACATCTTTCTGCGCTCCTCCGACTGTTTACAGATTTATGATCCGTGAAGATCTCACCAAATACGATCTTTCCTCCCTGACTCATTGCACAACCGCAGGGGAACTTCTTAATGCTTCTGTTTTTGAAGCGTGGAAAGAAGCAACAGGACTCCCTCTTTACGAAGGATACGGTCAGACTGAATCCACTTTGCAGATTGCAACATTCCCCCACATGGTTCCAAAGCCAGGTTCTATCGGCAAACCTTGTCCCGGATGGGATATTGCTTTGATAGATACAGAAGGGAATAAATGCGCAGCAGGTGAAGAAGGCCAGATCTGTGTAAGAATAGATCCTGCCAAACCGATAGGACTGTTCACGGGGTATCTTGATGAACCTGAAAAGACTGCAAGCGCAATTGTTGACGGTTACTATCAGACCGGTGATAAAGCATGGATGGACGAGGACGGTTACTTCTGGTTCCTCGGTAGAACTGATGACCTCATTAAGAGCTCAGGTTACCGCATCGGGCCTTTTGAAGTAGAAAGCGCACTCATTACCCACCCTGCGGTCATTGAATCTGCTGTGACAGGCATTCCCGACCCGGTACGAGGTCAGGCCGTTAAAGCTACCGTTGTTTTGGCAGAAGGCTTTACCGTATCAGATGAATTGACCAAGGAACTGCAAAACCATGTAAAAAAGGTAACAGCTCCCTACAAATATCCCAGAGTTATCGATTACGTGACTGAACTGCCTAAGACAATCAGCGGTAAAATTAAACGTGCTGAGATCAGGGCTAAAGACGAAGAAAATTATAAATAA
- a CDS encoding DUF4234 domain-containing protein — protein sequence MNDINQLKNRINTKTLNFLLLTIVTFGIYPLMWIHKNHNIISEVTKISIFKDSYTIIMAVCVGLESFAGFDIQIDLLLIIPEVVLGVFYVMFSLNARKALQAYALNEYKIKLKMNYLYTIIFSAYYINYCINDLPNDLNKSQLSGDNIA from the coding sequence ATGAATGATATTAATCAACTAAAAAATAGAATCAACACTAAAACCTTGAACTTTTTGTTACTTACAATCGTAACTTTTGGAATATATCCACTCATGTGGATACATAAGAACCATAACATCATAAGTGAAGTTACAAAAATAAGCATTTTTAAAGACTCTTACACTATTATAATGGCGGTATGTGTCGGGCTTGAGAGCTTTGCGGGATTTGACATACAGATAGACTTACTGCTGATAATACCAGAAGTAGTATTAGGTGTTTTCTATGTTATGTTTTCACTGAACGCGCGAAAAGCTTTACAAGCGTATGCCTTGAATGAATACAAAATTAAACTTAAAATGAACTATTTATATACTATTATATTCTCTGCTTACTATATAAATTACTGTATTAATGATTTACCGAATGACTTGAATAAATCACAGCTTTCAGGCGATAATATTGCGTAA
- a CDS encoding serine O-acetyltransferase, with the protein MVSKLAAPMLSDVVDALCEEESYQAVYHMPEHDRPMPSLDALGELVERLRAVIFPGYFGDSEIRPDTMRYHIGGSLDIAYRILVEQISRGHCFFCNTDERNCNDCDAQARRIAGEFMSKLPQIRKLLATDVQAAYVGDPASKSPGETIFCYPSITALTHHRIAHELYKLNVDLIPRIIGEMAHSKTGIDIHPGAQIGEHFFIDHGTGTVIGETCIIGRNVRLYQGVTLGAKSFPQDDSGNLIKGIARHPIVEDDVIVYSGATILGRITIGKGTVIGGNVWITRSVAAGERLLQDREQDLNM; encoded by the coding sequence ATGGTAAGTAAGCTTGCAGCTCCGATGTTGTCAGATGTAGTTGATGCCCTATGTGAGGAAGAGTCATATCAGGCTGTTTATCATATGCCTGAGCATGATCGCCCGATGCCTTCACTTGATGCTTTGGGGGAACTTGTTGAACGTCTTCGCGCCGTGATTTTCCCCGGATATTTCGGTGATTCAGAGATTCGCCCGGATACCATGCGTTATCATATCGGCGGCAGTCTTGATATCGCTTACAGAATACTTGTGGAGCAGATTTCACGCGGGCATTGCTTTTTTTGCAATACTGACGAACGTAATTGCAATGATTGCGATGCACAGGCAAGGCGTATTGCCGGTGAATTTATGTCCAAGCTTCCGCAGATTCGTAAGCTTCTGGCAACTGACGTACAAGCCGCTTACGTAGGTGACCCGGCCTCTAAAAGCCCTGGCGAAACTATTTTCTGTTATCCGAGCATCACAGCTTTGACTCATCACCGCATTGCGCATGAACTTTATAAGTTGAACGTGGATCTGATTCCTAGAATTATCGGTGAAATGGCTCATTCTAAAACCGGAATCGATATTCATCCGGGAGCTCAAATCGGAGAACATTTCTTTATTGATCATGGAACGGGTACTGTTATCGGTGAAACCTGTATTATCGGTCGCAATGTTCGTCTTTATCAGGGCGTAACCCTTGGGGCTAAGAGTTTTCCACAGGATGATTCCGGTAATTTAATTAAGGGCATCGCCCGTCATCCAATAGTAGAAGATGATGTAATTGTTTATTCCGGAGCTACCATTTTAGGCAGGATTACTATCGGCAAAGGTACTGTTATCGGTGGTAACGTCTGGATTACGAGATCTGTTGCCGCCGGAGAAAGATTGCTTCAAGACAGGGAGCAGGATCTTAATATGTAA
- the cysK gene encoding cysteine synthase A encodes MNIHDSMISLVGDTPMVKLNRTADGCVATVAAKLEFFNPCSSVKDRIGVSMIEEAEKRGDLKKGSVVVEPTSGNTGIGLAFVCAVKGYKLILTMPESMSQERKDLLKGFGAELVLTPAPKGMTGAIEKAREIAAENPGSFLPMQFANKDNPKAHRNGTAKEIWRDTDGKVDIFVCGVGTGGTITGVGSVLKEHNPAVKIVAVEPSKSPVLSGGSPSPHGIQGIGAGFVPEVLQTEIIDEVFKVDDADALRVAHRLIVEEGILCGISAGAAAHAAIEIAKREENKDKLVVFIVPDTGERYLSTALFKD; translated from the coding sequence ATGAACATACATGACTCAATGATTTCACTGGTTGGCGATACTCCGATGGTTAAACTTAACCGTACTGCAGATGGCTGCGTAGCCACTGTTGCAGCCAAGCTTGAGTTCTTTAATCCGTGTTCGTCCGTTAAAGACCGTATCGGTGTATCAATGATTGAAGAGGCTGAGAAACGGGGAGATCTAAAAAAAGGATCTGTAGTTGTTGAGCCTACCAGCGGAAATACCGGAATAGGTCTTGCCTTTGTATGCGCTGTAAAGGGGTATAAACTTATTTTGACTATGCCTGAGAGCATGAGTCAGGAACGGAAAGATTTGCTTAAAGGGTTCGGAGCGGAACTTGTTTTGACTCCCGCCCCTAAAGGGATGACCGGAGCTATTGAGAAAGCCCGTGAAATTGCCGCTGAAAATCCCGGTTCTTTTTTACCCATGCAGTTTGCCAATAAAGACAACCCCAAAGCTCATCGCAACGGAACCGCAAAAGAAATCTGGCGAGATACCGATGGCAAAGTTGATATTTTTGTGTGCGGAGTCGGTACCGGCGGAACAATCACAGGAGTCGGTTCTGTCCTGAAAGAACACAATCCTGCTGTAAAAATTGTGGCCGTTGAACCTTCTAAGTCCCCAGTCCTTTCGGGTGGCTCTCCGTCACCTCATGGAATTCAGGGTATCGGCGCCGGATTTGTGCCTGAGGTGCTCCAAACTGAAATTATTGACGAAGTATTCAAAGTTGACGACGCTGACGCTTTGAGAGTCGCTCACAGGCTTATAGTGGAAGAAGGCATTTTATGTGGAATTTCTGCCGGAGCCGCGGCCCATGCTGCAATTGAAATTGCAAAACGTGAAGAAAATAAAGATAAGCTGGTTGTTTTCATAGTTCCCGACACCGGTGAACGTTATCTAAGCACCGCGCTTTTTAAGGATTAA
- the nifS gene encoding cysteine desulfurase NifS: MRPVYLDNNATTMVAPEVREAILPLLESEYGNPSSMHGLGGNSGRLLSEAREKIAAGLGCSPSEIIFTSCGTEGDNTAIHSAIESQPEKKHIITTRVEHPAVLNVAKHLERKGYDITLLGVDSDGRMDLDQLRRAIRPDTALVSVMYANNESGVISPIEEMVQITKERGVLFHTDAVQAIGKIPIDLKTLPVDYLAMSGHKIHAPKGVGVLFLRRNTPFRPFMLGGHQELGRRGGTENIPGIVGLGVAMDLAVKHIGEENTRVRAMRDRLEKGLMATIPDAMVNGVGAERLPNTLSIAFKYIEGEAMLLLLDQFGICASSGSACTSGSLEPSHVLRAMGVPFTYAHGSLRFSLSVYNTDEDIDLVLKELPPIISRLREFSPFRRGDEGLDWVEDH; this comes from the coding sequence ATGCGTCCAGTATATCTTGATAACAACGCAACAACAATGGTTGCCCCTGAAGTTCGGGAAGCAATTCTGCCCTTGCTTGAATCTGAATACGGAAATCCTTCCAGTATGCACGGCCTCGGCGGAAATTCAGGAAGATTATTGTCTGAAGCCAGAGAAAAGATCGCGGCCGGACTCGGTTGCAGTCCCTCAGAGATAATATTCACTTCTTGCGGAACTGAAGGCGATAACACCGCAATCCATTCCGCAATTGAATCACAGCCGGAAAAGAAGCATATTATCACTACCCGCGTGGAACATCCTGCGGTCTTAAATGTAGCTAAGCACCTTGAACGCAAAGGGTATGACATAACTCTCCTCGGGGTTGATTCTGACGGGCGTATGGACCTCGACCAGCTTCGCAGAGCAATCAGGCCGGACACTGCTCTTGTTTCAGTTATGTATGCAAACAATGAATCCGGTGTTATTTCTCCCATTGAAGAAATGGTCCAGATTACAAAGGAACGCGGCGTTCTTTTCCATACTGACGCAGTTCAGGCTATAGGAAAAATTCCTATTGATTTGAAAACTTTACCTGTGGATTATCTGGCTATGTCAGGGCATAAGATCCATGCTCCCAAAGGAGTAGGTGTTCTCTTTTTACGTCGCAACACTCCGTTCAGACCATTTATGCTGGGTGGACATCAGGAGCTCGGACGCAGAGGCGGAACAGAAAATATTCCGGGTATTGTAGGACTCGGTGTGGCTATGGACCTTGCGGTTAAGCATATCGGAGAAGAAAATACCAGAGTCAGAGCAATGCGCGACAGGCTTGAAAAAGGACTCATGGCGACTATCCCTGATGCGATGGTGAATGGTGTCGGAGCTGAAAGGCTGCCTAACACTTTGAGCATTGCGTTTAAGTATATTGAAGGGGAAGCAATGCTTCTTCTGCTTGACCAATTCGGTATATGCGCAAGTTCCGGATCCGCCTGTACTTCCGGAAGTCTGGAGCCTTCGCACGTACTTCGTGCAATGGGAGTTCCGTTCACTTACGCTCATGGGTCGCTCAGATTCTCCTTGTCTGTTTACAATACTGATGAAGATATTGATCTGGTTCTAAAAGAGCTTCCTCCGATCATCAGCAGATTGCGTGAATTTTCACCGTTCAGACGCGGCGATGAAGGTTTAGACTGGGTAGAAGATCATTAA
- the nifU gene encoding Fe-S cluster assembly protein NifU has product MWEYTDKVREHFLNPKNSGTIENADAVGEVGSLSCGDALRLFLKIDDEGRIEDAKFQTFGCASAIASSSVLTEMVKGMTIEEAEKVTNKDIAEALGGLPKEKMHCSVMGQEALDDAIRRYRGLDAAPAPEGEIVCKCFGVTDLQIKKAVLENKLTTLEEVTNFTKAGGGCEECHGRIKQIIDEVRFGAPGVKPLEVKPVKLTNIKRFQLVSQTIEEEIRPALHKDGGDIELIDIEGTVVIVSLRGSCVGCPSSNLTLKDFVERRLKETVEEAITVREA; this is encoded by the coding sequence ATGTGGGAATATACAGACAAGGTTCGAGAACATTTTTTGAATCCAAAGAATAGCGGTACCATTGAAAATGCAGATGCTGTCGGTGAAGTAGGAAGTCTTTCCTGCGGAGATGCATTACGCCTTTTTCTTAAGATAGATGACGAAGGCCGTATTGAAGATGCAAAGTTTCAGACTTTCGGTTGTGCAAGCGCCATTGCCTCAAGCTCGGTTTTAACTGAGATGGTAAAGGGAATGACAATTGAAGAAGCTGAAAAGGTCACTAATAAGGATATAGCTGAAGCACTTGGCGGACTGCCGAAGGAAAAGATGCACTGTTCTGTAATGGGACAGGAAGCTCTTGATGATGCCATCAGGCGTTATAGAGGACTGGATGCCGCTCCTGCTCCGGAAGGTGAAATCGTTTGTAAGTGTTTCGGCGTTACCGACTTGCAGATCAAGAAGGCCGTCCTTGAAAATAAGCTGACCACACTTGAAGAAGTAACCAACTTTACCAAGGCAGGTGGAGGTTGTGAGGAATGTCACGGCAGAATCAAGCAGATCATCGACGAAGTCCGCTTTGGTGCTCCGGGTGTGAAGCCTCTTGAGGTAAAGCCGGTCAAGCTCACCAACATCAAGCGTTTCCAGCTTGTTTCGCAGACAATTGAAGAAGAAATCCGCCCGGCTCTTCACAAGGACGGCGGGGATATAGAACTTATTGATATTGAAGGAACGGTCGTAATTGTTTCTCTGCGCGGATCTTGCGTGGGCTGTCCTTCCAGCAATCTGACGCTTAAGGATTTTGTTGAGCGCAGGCTGAAGGAAACAGTTGAAGAAGCTATAACCGTTCGGGAGGCTTAA
- the buk gene encoding butyrate kinase, which yields MEYKILVINPGSTSTKVAIFCNSELYFDAEVQHPRETIDKYSTVIDQKGFRTAQIFSLIEDSLKEGPPDIVVGRGGLLRPIPGGAYLVNDEMITDLESAKYGSHPCNLGAIIARDLAAKWSVPAMIMDPVVTDEMDPVAKITGFPEITRRSVFHALSQRGVARTVAAKLGIEYEKGKFIVAHIGGGVSIGAHRYGLVVDVINALDGEGPFTPERSGSLPLLPVLDLLNSGKFSYEELRKKITSGSGVFGLLGTNDLREVKGRIDAGDKEAKLVFDGLTYNLSKYISSFVPALMKDDVNNPVNAIILTGGGARSQRLVSAVQGMTCSIAKVYAVTGLEEMEVMARGGLAVLRNDLNPIEYLAIPSSKVEK from the coding sequence ATGGAATATAAAATTCTTGTAATTAACCCCGGTTCAACATCTACAAAAGTTGCAATTTTCTGCAACAGTGAACTTTATTTTGATGCAGAGGTACAGCATCCTCGTGAGACTATAGATAAATATTCTACAGTAATTGATCAGAAAGGTTTCCGCACTGCTCAGATTTTTTCACTGATTGAAGATTCTTTAAAAGAAGGGCCACCTGATATTGTTGTAGGAAGGGGCGGTTTACTTAGACCGATTCCAGGTGGTGCTTATTTAGTAAATGATGAAATGATTACTGACCTTGAAAGTGCAAAGTACGGTTCTCATCCTTGTAACCTGGGTGCAATTATTGCTCGCGATTTAGCCGCAAAATGGTCCGTGCCTGCAATGATTATGGACCCCGTTGTTACCGATGAGATGGACCCGGTAGCAAAAATTACGGGTTTCCCAGAAATTACTCGCAGAAGCGTTTTTCACGCGCTCAGTCAAAGAGGTGTGGCTAGGACTGTTGCCGCAAAGCTCGGCATTGAATATGAGAAAGGTAAATTTATTGTGGCTCATATCGGGGGCGGCGTCTCGATCGGTGCGCACAGATACGGACTGGTTGTAGACGTGATAAACGCGCTTGACGGGGAAGGCCCGTTTACTCCTGAGAGGTCAGGGAGTCTGCCGCTTCTGCCGGTACTTGATTTATTAAACTCAGGTAAGTTTTCTTATGAGGAACTGCGCAAAAAAATCACCTCCGGTTCAGGTGTTTTCGGCCTGCTCGGGACAAATGATTTGCGGGAAGTTAAAGGTCGTATCGACGCTGGAGATAAAGAAGCAAAGCTTGTTTTTGACGGGCTTACCTACAATCTTTCAAAGTATATAAGCTCATTTGTTCCGGCCTTGATGAAGGATGATGTTAATAATCCTGTGAACGCAATTATCCTCACCGGCGGCGGAGCCAGAAGTCAAAGGCTTGTCAGTGCGGTGCAAGGTATGACCTGCTCTATCGCAAAAGTATATGCGGTAACAGGGCTGGAAGAGATGGAAGTAATGGCGCGCGGAGGGTTGGCTGTTCTTCGTAACGACTTGAATCCTATTGAATATTTGGCAATTCCTTCTTCGAAAGTTGAGAAGTAA
- a CDS encoding TetR/AcrR family transcriptional regulator — translation MVLKLVPINTLTDTRKKILHAAYKCLAQTGFNRITVDEIALRSGISRKVIFHYYKGLKNLLSDLGESSFYWPSTEELLANAPEDFPDICPEEQVAAFFLSLRKELEERPETLRIMAWEMLERSDLSDELEDVRVRTALEFFEHLGPDVPDEVDLAAAIALLGGGISYLAIRSLNTKTYGGVSLQDEIGWERLEHAMHCMLKGLLFP, via the coding sequence ATGGTCCTAAAACTTGTTCCCATAAATACACTAACTGATACACGCAAAAAAATACTTCATGCAGCATATAAATGTCTGGCACAAACAGGCTTCAACCGTATCACTGTTGATGAAATAGCTTTACGATCCGGGATTTCAAGAAAAGTTATTTTCCATTACTATAAAGGGCTTAAAAATCTTTTAAGCGACCTCGGCGAATCAAGTTTCTACTGGCCAAGCACAGAAGAACTTTTAGCCAATGCTCCAGAGGACTTCCCGGATATCTGTCCTGAAGAGCAGGTCGCTGCATTCTTCCTTTCACTCCGCAAAGAGCTGGAAGAAAGGCCCGAGACCTTAAGAATAATGGCTTGGGAAATGCTTGAACGCTCAGATTTATCAGACGAGCTGGAAGATGTGCGCGTAAGAACAGCCTTGGAATTTTTTGAACATTTAGGACCTGACGTGCCTGACGAAGTAGACCTTGCGGCAGCAATAGCTCTATTAGGCGGCGGGATTTCTTACCTGGCCATCCGTTCACTAAACACCAAGACCTACGGCGGGGTGAGCCTGCAGGATGAAATAGGCTGGGAAAGGCTTGAGCATGCCATGCATTGCATGCTCAAGGGATTACTTTTCCCGTAA